One genomic segment of Candidatus Polarisedimenticolia bacterium includes these proteins:
- a CDS encoding RNA methyltransferase, translating to MKSLDLGQFRVVLVEPRLPENIGTAARAMKNCGLSRLVLVRPVDHLCAAAVRPAMEARDLVERAEVFDTLEAAVGGSRMVVGTTRRAGQDRSPLLAPTAWIREVLPRAEGQEVSLLFGSEKDGLDGDAVDRCDVLLTIPAHPGFASFNLAQAVLLVGYELFRASSEFPSGEAPLELATLRAREELYRQLESVLLRIGFLHENNPGRIMASLRRLFGRSGLEDREVRILRGILSQVEWALRREEGKE from the coding sequence GTGAAGTCGCTCGACCTCGGACAGTTCCGGGTCGTCCTCGTCGAGCCGCGCCTGCCGGAGAACATCGGGACGGCGGCACGTGCCATGAAGAATTGCGGCCTCTCCCGCCTGGTGCTGGTGCGCCCCGTCGATCACCTCTGCGCGGCTGCCGTGCGGCCGGCGATGGAGGCCCGCGATCTCGTCGAGCGCGCCGAAGTCTTCGACACCCTGGAAGCGGCGGTCGGCGGCTCGCGGATGGTGGTTGGGACGACCCGGCGGGCCGGCCAGGATCGATCGCCGCTGCTGGCGCCGACAGCCTGGATCCGGGAAGTCCTTCCACGCGCAGAGGGCCAGGAAGTTTCCCTTCTTTTTGGATCGGAAAAAGACGGCCTCGATGGTGATGCCGTGGACCGCTGTGACGTCCTTCTCACCATTCCGGCCCATCCCGGCTTCGCCTCTTTCAATCTGGCGCAGGCGGTTCTGCTGGTCGGATACGAGCTTTTCCGCGCCTCCTCCGAGTTTCCTTCGGGCGAGGCGCCGCTCGAGCTGGCGACCCTGCGGGCGAGGGAGGAGCTCTACCGCCAGCTGGAATCGGTCCTCCTGCGCATCGGGTTCCTGCACGAGAACAATCCCGGGAGAATCATGGCTTCGCTTCGGCGGCTGTTCGGCCGCAGCGGGCTGGAAGACAGGGAGGTGCGAATCCTGCGGGGAATCCTGAGCCAGGTGGAGTGGGCCCTGCGCCGGGAAGAAGGAAAGGAGTGA